A region from the Gemmatimonadota bacterium genome encodes:
- a CDS encoding 4Fe-4S binding protein — MKRSVASLCVGGLVWIGVGWLSPPDLAAQRFRDIPPTLLFEVLPSAQRFSERSGDPPVFRAYATGVDGQEQLIGYVFHTADLPPERTGYSGPIETLVGMDLQGRLTGVRITDYWESLRSSQGDFLRVAGVQEQYVGKHIGDAFSVGDDVDGVSRATISALALARGVRDAARRVAEAYLSLERAAPDETTEAFETLSWLELGRRGLVERMALEGAGRSAAQVSLVFLENDRFGELLVGERAMEMVRRARDADPGAPIVLYGIDGPDVRLFQREGWQVVQGADTLALESERIRPFGLASGGMLDTQLVTSGLMLLPPAVDATRPFTVRYQPTATLGPFTAEIRTQAARLANTARLAAGSPEVTEAGSPEAPPAEPPAELSKPETLTEADSEPAESAPVADTAAVPLRSASGSPSAATSETVEIEPPATGQPALDLPLREFQDETRFARALARASGGRLLGIVTVLLLATLAFFSKRPAARWTSLAATLGYLGFIDGGFLSISHLTSAIWVGPGTFLDDLPLLLLVTFTLVSTLVWGRVFCGFLCPFGALQDLLERILPSRWQRSLPRPVHRLAVWAKYGVLALIVGSALSGSHRSLYAWFEPFGTVFFGTRSFALIGIAGALVLAAVVVPRFYCRYACPLGAALAVGSLVAFRRIPRVRQCTVCSVCEQRCPTGAIEKAAIDFKECVRCNVCETLLHTKTGVCRHDWASVEPRLVQIQAGDRRGAAHVR; from the coding sequence ATGAAGCGCTCGGTCGCTTCGCTCTGCGTCGGCGGGCTCGTTTGGATCGGGGTCGGGTGGCTCTCGCCGCCCGACCTCGCTGCACAGCGCTTTCGCGACATTCCCCCCACCCTCCTCTTCGAGGTGCTGCCCTCGGCCCAGCGCTTCTCGGAGCGCTCAGGCGACCCACCGGTCTTCCGCGCCTACGCCACCGGCGTGGACGGTCAGGAACAGCTGATCGGGTACGTCTTCCACACGGCCGACCTGCCGCCGGAGCGCACCGGCTACAGCGGCCCCATCGAGACGTTGGTGGGGATGGACCTGCAGGGCCGCCTCACAGGTGTGCGGATCACCGACTACTGGGAGTCCCTGCGGAGCAGTCAAGGCGATTTCCTGCGCGTGGCGGGCGTGCAGGAACAGTACGTGGGCAAGCACATCGGGGACGCGTTCTCGGTGGGCGACGACGTGGACGGCGTCTCCCGTGCCACCATCAGCGCGCTCGCGCTCGCGCGCGGGGTACGGGACGCCGCGCGTCGGGTCGCGGAGGCCTACCTGAGCCTGGAAAGGGCGGCGCCCGACGAGACCACGGAAGCCTTCGAGACGCTTTCCTGGTTGGAGTTGGGGCGGCGTGGGCTGGTCGAGCGTATGGCGCTCGAGGGGGCGGGCCGGTCAGCGGCCCAGGTGTCGCTCGTCTTCCTGGAGAATGATCGGTTCGGCGAGCTGCTCGTAGGTGAGCGAGCGATGGAGATGGTGCGTCGCGCGAGGGATGCAGACCCGGGCGCACCTATCGTGCTGTACGGAATCGACGGTCCCGACGTGCGCCTGTTCCAGCGCGAAGGGTGGCAGGTCGTGCAGGGCGCCGACACGCTGGCCCTCGAATCGGAGCGCATCCGCCCCTTCGGGTTGGCGTCCGGCGGCATGCTGGACACGCAGTTGGTCACCTCGGGGCTCATGCTGCTCCCTCCCGCCGTGGACGCGACCCGACCGTTCACGGTCCGCTATCAGCCGACGGCCACGCTGGGCCCTTTCACAGCGGAGATACGCACGCAGGCAGCTCGTCTGGCGAACACGGCGCGGCTCGCCGCGGGCTCCCCCGAAGTCACCGAGGCCGGCTCGCCCGAGGCCCCGCCTGCCGAACCGCCCGCGGAACTCAGCAAGCCGGAGACCCTCACGGAAGCGGACTCCGAGCCCGCGGAGTCCGCGCCGGTCGCCGATACTGCAGCCGTCCCACTGCGGTCCGCGAGCGGCTCGCCGTCCGCCGCAACCAGCGAGACCGTCGAGATCGAACCACCCGCCACGGGTCAGCCCGCGCTGGATCTCCCGCTCCGTGAGTTCCAGGACGAGACCCGGTTCGCGCGCGCCCTGGCCCGCGCCTCCGGTGGCCGACTCCTGGGAATCGTCACGGTGCTGCTGCTCGCGACGCTCGCGTTCTTCAGCAAGCGCCCCGCGGCGCGTTGGACGAGCCTGGCGGCTACGCTGGGGTACCTCGGCTTCATCGATGGTGGTTTCCTTTCGATCTCCCACCTCACCAGCGCCATCTGGGTGGGACCGGGCACGTTCCTCGACGACCTGCCCCTTCTGCTACTGGTGACGTTCACGCTGGTCAGCACCCTGGTCTGGGGGCGCGTCTTCTGTGGCTTCCTCTGCCCGTTCGGCGCGCTTCAGGATCTGCTGGAGCGCATCCTGCCTTCGCGCTGGCAGCGCTCGCTGCCGCGCCCGGTGCACCGGCTCGCGGTCTGGGCGAAGTACGGTGTGCTGGCGCTCATCGTGGGGTCTGCGCTCTCCGGCAGCCACCGAAGCCTCTACGCCTGGTTCGAGCCGTTCGGTACCGTGTTCTTCGGTACGCGCTCGTTCGCGTTGATCGGCATCGCGGGAGCACTCGTGCTGGCCGCGGTCGTGGTGCCGCGCTTCTACTGCCGCTACGCCTGCCCACTGGGCGCCGCGCTGGCTGTGGGCTCGCTCGTCGCGTTCCGGCGGATCCCCCGAGTCCGGCAGTGCACGGTGTGCAGTGTGTGCGAGCAACGCTGCCCGACCGGCGCCATCGAGAAGGCAGCCATCGACTTCAAGGAGTGCGTCCGCTGCAACGTGTGCGAGACGCTCCTGCACACGAAGACCGGAGTGTGCCGTCACGATTGGGCCAGCGTAGAGCCCCGCCTCGTGCAGATCCAGGCGGGAGACCGTCGAGGTGCCGCCCATGTCCGCTGA
- a CDS encoding FAD:protein FMN transferase, with product MSAERPTVTRRDALRITALAGISLAFGAKLRERAVLHRVHDTRRGLGTLITLTVEHPDGAEARRMLERAFHTVEGLESILSRHRPGTALSALNRTGTLERVPSELMQVLRAAREVWARSDGAFDPSILPVLTLYEACSREGRLPTQVELRSARAQVGFEGIRLGEDRVEFARPGMGITLDGIAKGYVVDRVVERLVSDGAQRVLVDAGGDMAAGGTTSLREPWRVALQDPRSSERSVGQIALAGTAVATSGDYMRTFSEDRSAHHILDPRTGTSPTEIASVSVTAPSAMLADALSTAALVLGPRDGLRLLERTPHAEGALVAKTGEVSRTSGWAALEL from the coding sequence ATGTCCGCTGAGCGTCCCACCGTCACCCGGCGCGACGCGCTCCGCATCACGGCCCTGGCCGGGATCTCGCTGGCCTTCGGCGCCAAGTTGCGAGAGAGAGCAGTCCTTCATCGGGTGCACGACACGCGTCGCGGACTCGGCACGCTGATCACGCTCACGGTGGAGCACCCCGACGGTGCAGAAGCTCGTCGGATGCTGGAGCGGGCTTTTCACACGGTCGAGGGCCTCGAGTCCATCCTGAGCCGGCACCGGCCGGGAACAGCGCTGTCGGCCCTCAATCGCACGGGCACGCTGGAACGGGTCCCCTCCGAGCTGATGCAGGTGCTGCGTGCAGCACGAGAGGTCTGGGCACGAAGCGACGGTGCATTCGACCCCAGCATCCTGCCGGTCCTCACCCTCTACGAGGCCTGCTCCCGGGAGGGGCGGCTCCCCACGCAGGTCGAGTTGCGTTCCGCGCGCGCGCAGGTCGGGTTCGAAGGGATCCGGCTGGGAGAGGATCGCGTCGAGTTCGCCCGCCCGGGGATGGGCATCACCCTGGACGGGATCGCAAAAGGGTACGTGGTCGACCGCGTCGTCGAGCGGCTGGTCAGCGATGGGGCCCAGCGCGTCCTGGTCGACGCCGGAGGCGACATGGCCGCGGGCGGCACCACGTCGTTGAGGGAGCCCTGGCGCGTGGCGCTGCAGGACCCACGCTCCTCCGAGCGATCGGTGGGGCAGATCGCCCTCGCGGGCACGGCAGTCGCCACCTCGGGCGACTACATGCGGACGTTCAGCGAGGACCGCTCCGCACACCACATCCTCGATCCGCGCACCGGGACGTCGCCGACGGAGATCGCGTCGGTCAGCGTGACGGCCCCCTCGGCCATGCTCGCGGATGCGCTGTCGACGGCGGCACTGGTACTGGGACCGAGGGACGGGCTGCGCTTGTTGGAACGCACGCCCCACGCGGAGGGCGCGCTGGTCGCCAAGACCGGTGAGGTGAGTCGAACCTCGGGCTGGGCGGCCTTGGAGCTCTGA
- the floA gene encoding flotillin-like protein FloA (flotillin-like protein involved in membrane lipid rafts): protein MMGDELFFATTILVAIGAILLVSIVLWAIPVKLWLEAIFSGVRIGIGQLIGMRLRRVNPAAVVRPLISATKAGLPLNAHELEAHYLAGGDVERVARALISADKANIDLSFQQAAAIDLAGRDVFEAVQVSVNPKVITTPRVAAMAKDGIQLIAIARVTVRANINRLVGGAGEETIVARVGEGIVSNIGSAESHKAVLENPDNISKTVLAKGLDSGTAFEILSIDIADVDVGKNIGAELQTDQAEADKRIAQAKAEERHAMALAQEQEMRAKVQEMRAELVAAEAKVPLAIAEAFRTGNLGVMDYVRYRNVQADTEMRSAIAGGDGESPVSPAS from the coding sequence ATGATGGGCGACGAACTGTTCTTCGCGACGACGATCCTCGTTGCGATCGGTGCGATTCTCCTTGTCTCGATCGTGCTGTGGGCGATTCCGGTCAAGCTGTGGTTGGAAGCCATCTTCTCGGGCGTGCGCATCGGGATCGGACAGCTCATCGGCATGAGGCTGCGGCGCGTCAATCCGGCCGCGGTCGTGCGACCCCTGATCTCGGCGACGAAGGCCGGGCTCCCACTGAACGCCCATGAGTTGGAAGCGCACTATCTCGCCGGTGGCGACGTGGAGCGCGTGGCGCGTGCGTTGATCAGCGCCGACAAGGCCAATATCGATCTGTCCTTCCAGCAGGCGGCTGCCATCGATCTGGCCGGCCGCGACGTGTTCGAGGCGGTCCAGGTCTCCGTCAACCCGAAGGTGATCACCACGCCGCGCGTGGCCGCCATGGCGAAGGACGGAATCCAACTCATCGCAATCGCGCGCGTGACCGTGCGGGCCAACATCAATCGTTTGGTGGGTGGAGCGGGGGAGGAAACCATCGTCGCACGCGTGGGCGAAGGCATCGTCTCCAACATCGGATCGGCCGAGTCGCACAAGGCCGTGCTCGAGAACCCGGACAACATCAGCAAGACCGTGCTGGCCAAGGGGCTCGACTCCGGGACGGCCTTCGAGATCCTCTCGATCGACATCGCCGACGTGGACGTCGGCAAGAACATCGGGGCCGAGCTACAGACGGATCAGGCGGAGGCGGACAAGCGGATCGCCCAGGCCAAAGCCGAAGAGCGCCATGCGATGGCCCTGGCGCAGGAGCAGGAGATGCGCGCGAAGGTGCAGGAGATGCGCGCGGAGTTGGTTGCGGCCGAAGCCAAGGTGCCGCTGGCCATCGCCGAGGCCTTCCGCACCGGCAACCTCGGAGTCATGGACTACGTGCGCTATCGCAATGTGCAGGCGGACACCGAGATGAGGTCGGCGATCGCGGGTGGGGACGGAGAGTCCCCGGTGTCTCCCGCCAGCTGA
- a CDS encoding NfeD family protein — translation MTRRNAFSVVLLVTGFLSAREAPAQTVYRVPVTGTVELGLAPFVERIVHEAEAKGALAVVLDIDTPGGRVDAAERIADAVRDATIPVYAFVNRRAFSAGALIALATDKVYMAPGSVMGAATPVNGAGEKAPEKIVSAMRSEMRALAEEHGLDPRVAEAMVDETIAIEGVIEAGRLLTLTTEEAHALGYAEPVADWSAVVSAIGGQVSAPVTEARANWAERLVRVLTHPAVAPFLLSIGFLGLLIEIKTPGLGLGGAAGFLALSLFFGSHLILGLAGWEDMLIFGVGVVLLAIEAFVLPGFGIFGVLGIVGVAGGLYLSLLGAFPTAEDLAQASGVLGASVLMMLVIGWALIRRLPTSGRLARRGVLLDTETDRALGYVSAAVRADLVGRDGSAVTDLRPSGTGLFEDERIDVVSESGWIPRGARIRVVASQGYRHVVREITEQ, via the coding sequence ATGACCCGACGGAACGCGTTCTCGGTGGTTCTCCTGGTGACGGGTTTCCTGAGCGCGCGGGAGGCCCCCGCTCAGACCGTCTATCGTGTGCCGGTCACCGGCACGGTCGAGCTGGGGTTGGCTCCTTTCGTGGAGCGGATCGTCCACGAGGCCGAGGCGAAGGGCGCGTTGGCGGTCGTGCTGGACATCGACACCCCTGGTGGCCGGGTCGACGCCGCGGAGCGCATCGCCGACGCCGTGCGGGACGCGACCATTCCGGTCTATGCGTTCGTCAACCGGCGGGCATTCTCGGCCGGCGCCTTGATCGCTCTGGCCACCGACAAGGTCTACATGGCTCCGGGCTCCGTCATGGGAGCAGCCACGCCCGTGAACGGGGCCGGGGAGAAGGCTCCCGAGAAGATCGTCTCCGCAATGCGCAGCGAGATGCGGGCGCTCGCAGAGGAGCACGGGCTGGATCCGCGCGTGGCCGAGGCCATGGTCGACGAGACCATCGCCATCGAGGGCGTGATCGAGGCGGGCCGGCTCCTGACGCTGACCACCGAAGAGGCCCATGCGCTTGGATACGCAGAGCCCGTCGCCGACTGGAGCGCGGTCGTCTCCGCGATCGGCGGACAGGTAAGCGCTCCGGTGACGGAAGCCCGCGCGAATTGGGCCGAGCGTCTGGTGCGCGTGCTCACGCACCCGGCGGTCGCGCCCTTCCTGCTGTCCATCGGCTTCCTGGGCTTGCTGATCGAGATCAAGACGCCCGGTCTGGGACTGGGCGGGGCGGCAGGGTTCCTGGCGCTTTCCCTGTTCTTCGGTTCCCACCTGATCCTGGGGCTGGCGGGTTGGGAAGACATGCTGATCTTCGGGGTCGGTGTGGTCTTGTTGGCCATCGAGGCGTTCGTGCTTCCAGGCTTCGGCATCTTCGGAGTGCTGGGCATCGTGGGGGTGGCCGGTGGCCTCTACCTGAGTCTCCTGGGTGCATTTCCCACGGCGGAGGATCTCGCCCAGGCCAGCGGTGTCCTGGGCGCCTCGGTCCTGATGATGCTCGTCATCGGCTGGGCCCTGATCCGGCGCCTTCCCACCAGCGGAAGGTTGGCCCGCCGCGGAGTGCTCCTGGATACCGAGACCGACCGCGCGCTGGGATACGTCTCCGCGGCCGTGCGGGCGGATCTGGTAGGACGAGACGGCTCCGCGGTGACGGACCTGCGTCCCTCGGGTACCGGGTTGTTCGAGGATGAGCGGATCGATGTGGTCTCGGAGTCGGGTTGGATTCCCCGGGGTGCGCGCATCCGTGTGGTGGCGTCTCAGGGGTACCGTCACGTGGTACGCGAAATCACGGAGCAATGA
- a CDS encoding TetR family transcriptional regulator, translated as MDARTRYDDKLALILHRSAEVFAQKGFHQASVRDISAATGVSLSGLYYYFKSKEDLLLLIQTHAFETLLERLEISLEQPLPPAERLSRIVHTHVRFFVDNMAEMKVLSHEADALPAGRSAPVRTLKRRYVQLVGECLAALAPEASPGELRIGTFALFGQLNWIYTWYRPDLDPDAPALAEALLQLFLRGFPASVSGGSAERAGVSSQAFFHADARHEQD; from the coding sequence GTGGACGCCCGAACGCGGTACGACGACAAGCTCGCCCTGATCCTGCACCGCTCGGCGGAGGTCTTCGCCCAGAAGGGATTCCACCAGGCGAGCGTCCGGGATATCTCTGCGGCGACGGGCGTCAGCCTCTCCGGGCTCTACTACTACTTCAAGAGCAAGGAGGACCTGCTCCTCCTCATCCAGACCCATGCCTTCGAGACATTGCTCGAGCGCTTGGAGATCTCCCTGGAGCAGCCACTACCCCCGGCGGAGCGCCTGTCGAGGATCGTGCACACCCACGTGCGCTTCTTCGTGGACAACATGGCCGAGATGAAGGTCCTCTCCCACGAGGCCGATGCGCTTCCCGCCGGGCGGTCCGCGCCAGTGCGGACCCTGAAGCGGCGCTACGTCCAGCTGGTCGGCGAGTGCCTGGCCGCCTTGGCGCCCGAGGCCTCGCCTGGGGAGCTCCGCATCGGCACCTTCGCGCTCTTCGGGCAGCTCAACTGGATCTACACCTGGTACCGCCCCGATCTCGACCCCGACGCCCCCGCCCTCGCCGAGGCGCTGCTGCAGCTCTTCCTGCGCGGGTTCCCCGCCAGCGTCTCGGGTGGGTCGGCGGAACGTGCCGGGGTATCAAGCCAAGCTTTCTTCCACGCCGACGCTCGGCACGAACAGGACTGA
- a CDS encoding enoyl-CoA hydratase/isomerase family protein gives MSDKKLVHYEAKDGVALLTLDDPPANTYTHEMMRQLDEAIVRARFDDSVWVVVLTGKGEKFFSAGANIQMLSEVTSGFKYCFCLHANETLNRLEHTPKLIIAALNGHTVGGGLEIAMAADIRIARKGAGKCGLPEVSLGVLPGTGGTQRLVRIVGKSKAIELMATGDMFDFEKAESLGLVNQVWASESHADFMEKIMEYAKQFTPPNKAAKAVGNIKRSVQTGAEVPFELALTLERELQQQLFQSEDAREGLNAYVQKRTPEFKGR, from the coding sequence ATGAGCGACAAGAAGCTGGTCCACTATGAAGCCAAGGATGGAGTCGCCCTGCTCACGCTCGACGACCCGCCGGCCAACACCTATACGCACGAGATGATGCGTCAGCTCGACGAGGCCATCGTGCGTGCCCGCTTCGACGACTCGGTCTGGGTGGTCGTGCTCACGGGGAAGGGCGAGAAGTTCTTCAGCGCCGGCGCCAACATCCAGATGCTCTCCGAAGTCACGTCCGGCTTCAAGTACTGTTTCTGCCTGCACGCGAACGAGACGCTGAATCGCCTCGAGCACACCCCCAAGCTCATCATCGCCGCGTTGAATGGTCACACCGTCGGCGGCGGGCTCGAGATCGCGATGGCCGCCGACATCCGCATCGCCCGCAAGGGCGCAGGCAAGTGCGGCCTGCCCGAGGTCAGCCTGGGCGTACTGCCTGGCACGGGCGGGACGCAGCGGCTGGTGCGCATCGTGGGCAAGTCGAAGGCGATCGAGCTGATGGCCACCGGCGACATGTTCGACTTCGAGAAAGCGGAGAGCCTCGGGTTGGTCAACCAGGTCTGGGCGTCGGAGTCACACGCGGACTTCATGGAGAAGATCATGGAGTACGCCAAACAGTTCACGCCGCCCAACAAGGCCGCCAAAGCGGTCGGCAACATCAAGCGTTCGGTGCAGACCGGCGCCGAGGTCCCCTTCGAGCTGGCACTCACGCTCGAGCGTGAGCTGCAGCAACAGCTCTTCCAGAGCGAGGACGCACGCGAAGGCCTGAACGCGTACGTCCAGAAGCGCACGCCCGAATTCAAAGGGCGCTGA